In one window of Nocardia brasiliensis DNA:
- a CDS encoding CocE/NonD family hydrolase produces the protein MTVALHRRWARWLVGVVSLLTISQSVVAPPGAAAPEGDAAWTALHDGPQRFPSIHIDWDVPITMSDGTVLKANVYRPADAHGPIDTPFPTIVNMTPYTKLGSMILQTALSVPVLSDAVVGLLREFELPGTPLEGLTDATRVAGGGFGRVFSVDPNLIRSGYTQVVVDVRGTGFSQGMWEPWGPKDQADTPEVIAWAAAQPWSDGNIGMNGVSYSGINQVQAAEKQPPALKAIVPVVPGNDLVRDMIAPGGAAIGILVPYLLIVNAAKLMPDLMSLLQGRFDARWLADRLADPLSFLDIGLQTLTTDSFDTVPPQLASVLDPNSPIRQAWLGHPERIKVPTMVIGGWHDNFVNGEPRIYQDIALPPGQKQLVMGNGYHVNTGFDMRGRPGEPPRIDVLQRAWFDRWLKGIDNGIDRWGPVTMWQQGGGWTTADRFPRPEAEHRRVYLSAIPSGTSALSAHDGSLTTAVSTDSVRLTVAPGLASACSTDGTQGTAGILVFTGCSKDARVQEVSGLTFTSPPVAAPTTLSGPIAVHLETVHDGTDGYWTATLNDVAPDGRSVTLTSGQLLTSMRAVDEGRSRRSADGAYTDPFPVLSLAARQDVVPGRTIALDLGLAPTDAILQPGHRLRLDVFAGNYPKGLPIRPMLDGTGLKPQHLRLDPSAPSYVNVPLSGDTGW, from the coding sequence ATGACAGTTGCTCTGCACCGCCGCTGGGCCCGATGGCTCGTCGGAGTGGTTTCGCTTCTTACTATTTCGCAGTCGGTCGTCGCCCCGCCCGGCGCCGCCGCACCGGAGGGAGACGCGGCGTGGACCGCGCTGCACGATGGGCCGCAACGGTTTCCGTCTATTCACATCGACTGGGACGTGCCCATCACGATGAGTGACGGAACCGTGCTGAAGGCGAACGTATATCGGCCCGCCGACGCGCACGGTCCGATCGATACTCCGTTCCCGACGATCGTGAACATGACGCCGTACACCAAGCTCGGATCGATGATCCTGCAGACCGCGCTGTCGGTGCCGGTGCTGTCGGACGCGGTGGTCGGCTTGCTGCGCGAGTTCGAGTTGCCGGGGACTCCACTGGAAGGACTCACCGACGCCACCCGGGTCGCGGGCGGCGGGTTCGGCCGGGTTTTCTCGGTGGACCCCAACCTGATTCGCAGCGGCTACACCCAGGTGGTGGTGGACGTGCGCGGCACCGGGTTCTCGCAGGGGATGTGGGAGCCATGGGGACCGAAAGACCAGGCGGATACACCGGAGGTGATCGCCTGGGCGGCGGCCCAGCCCTGGTCGGACGGCAACATCGGGATGAACGGCGTGTCCTACTCTGGCATCAACCAGGTGCAGGCCGCCGAGAAGCAGCCGCCAGCACTGAAAGCCATCGTTCCGGTGGTGCCGGGCAACGATCTGGTCCGCGACATGATCGCGCCGGGCGGGGCCGCCATCGGCATCCTGGTCCCGTATCTGCTGATCGTCAACGCGGCCAAACTCATGCCGGATCTGATGTCGTTGCTACAGGGCAGATTCGACGCCCGCTGGCTGGCCGACCGACTCGCCGATCCGCTGTCGTTCCTCGACATCGGGTTGCAGACGCTGACCACCGACTCCTTCGACACCGTGCCGCCACAACTGGCGAGCGTGCTCGATCCGAACAGCCCGATCCGGCAGGCCTGGCTCGGCCACCCCGAGCGAATCAAGGTACCCACCATGGTGATCGGCGGCTGGCACGACAACTTCGTCAACGGCGAGCCACGGATCTACCAGGACATCGCGCTGCCGCCCGGGCAGAAACAGTTGGTGATGGGCAACGGCTACCACGTGAACACCGGCTTCGACATGCGCGGCAGGCCGGGCGAACCGCCGCGCATCGATGTGTTGCAGCGCGCCTGGTTCGACAGGTGGCTCAAGGGCATCGACAACGGGATCGACCGGTGGGGCCCGGTGACGATGTGGCAGCAGGGCGGCGGGTGGACCACCGCCGACCGGTTCCCTCGGCCGGAGGCAGAACACCGGCGGGTGTATCTGTCCGCGATACCGAGCGGGACCTCGGCGCTCAGCGCGCACGACGGCTCGCTGACGACCGCGGTGAGCACGGACAGCGTCCGCTTGACCGTCGCGCCCGGACTGGCGAGCGCGTGCTCGACCGACGGAACCCAGGGCACCGCGGGCATTCTCGTCTTCACCGGCTGCAGCAAAGACGCCAGAGTCCAGGAGGTCTCGGGACTCACCTTCACCAGTCCTCCGGTGGCCGCGCCGACCACACTGTCCGGGCCGATCGCTGTCCATCTCGAGACCGTGCACGACGGCACCGACGGTTACTGGACCGCGACGCTGAACGATGTCGCGCCCGACGGCCGTTCGGTCACGCTGACCTCAGGACAGCTGCTGACGTCGATGCGGGCCGTCGACGAAGGCAGGAGCAGGCGCTCGGCTGATGGGGCCTACACCGACCCGTTCCCGGTTCTGTCGCTGGCCGCCAGGCAGGATGTGGTACCGGGTCGGACCATCGCGCTCGACCTCGGCCTCGCCCCCACCGACGCGATACTCCAACCGGGACACCGGCTTCGACTCGACGTCTTCGCGGGCAACTATCCGAAGGGGCTGCCGATCCGGCCGATGCTCGACGGTACCGGGCTCAAACCGCAACACCTGCGACTTGATCCGTCGGCGCCGAGCTATGTGAACGTTCCGCTCAGCGGTGATACCGGCTGGTGA
- a CDS encoding polyprenyl synthetase family protein, giving the protein MEATLSAGTGTQTPHRTSAAELIAPIPGTPAFVAAVEDALTSFFASRRGTVDELGPVFVEAADALELFVLRGGKRTRPAFAWTGWLGAGGDAAGPDAAAVLTACSALELVQACALIHDDIIDSSRTRRRFPTVHVDFEQRHRDRGWAGDSAHFGTSVAILVGDLALAWADDMVHSSGLAPTAIARFAPVWAGMRTEVLGGQLLDINGEAGGDESVEAALRINRYKTAAYTVERPLHLGAAIADADADLVAAYRTFGTDIGIAFQLRDDLLGVFGDPAITGKPSGDDLREGKHTVLLAEALRRADESDPAAAKLLRTSVGTDLDADEVAHLRTVLTELGAADEVERRIAELTDAGLAAIAASSATQDAKQQLRAMALAATKRTA; this is encoded by the coding sequence TTGGAGGCCACGCTGTCCGCCGGAACCGGTACCCAGACGCCTCATCGCACCTCGGCGGCCGAGCTCATCGCGCCGATACCGGGCACACCGGCCTTCGTCGCCGCCGTGGAAGACGCGCTGACCAGCTTCTTCGCCTCCCGGCGCGGCACCGTCGACGAGCTCGGCCCGGTATTCGTCGAGGCCGCGGACGCGCTGGAGCTGTTCGTGCTGCGCGGCGGCAAACGCACCAGGCCCGCCTTCGCCTGGACCGGCTGGCTCGGCGCGGGCGGCGACGCCGCGGGCCCGGACGCCGCCGCTGTGCTCACCGCGTGCTCGGCGCTCGAGCTGGTGCAGGCGTGCGCGCTCATCCACGACGACATCATCGACTCCTCGCGCACCCGTCGCCGCTTCCCCACCGTGCACGTCGACTTCGAGCAGCGCCATCGCGACCGCGGCTGGGCGGGTGATTCCGCTCACTTCGGCACCAGCGTGGCCATCCTGGTCGGCGACCTCGCGCTGGCCTGGGCCGACGACATGGTGCACTCCTCCGGCCTCGCCCCGACGGCGATCGCCCGGTTCGCGCCGGTGTGGGCGGGCATGCGCACCGAGGTGCTCGGCGGCCAGCTGCTCGACATCAACGGCGAGGCGGGCGGGGACGAGTCGGTCGAGGCCGCGCTGCGGATCAACCGGTACAAGACCGCCGCCTACACCGTCGAGCGCCCGCTGCACCTCGGCGCGGCCATCGCCGATGCCGACGCGGACCTGGTCGCGGCCTACCGCACCTTCGGCACCGATATCGGCATCGCGTTCCAGCTGCGCGACGACCTGCTCGGGGTGTTCGGCGACCCGGCGATCACCGGCAAGCCCTCCGGCGACGACCTGCGCGAAGGCAAACACACCGTGCTGCTCGCGGAGGCACTGCGCCGCGCGGACGAGTCCGACCCGGCCGCCGCGAAACTGCTGCGCACCAGCGTCGGCACCGATCTGGACGCGGACGAGGTGGCCCACCTGCGCACGGTGCTCACCGAACTCGGCGCCGCCGACGAGGTGGAACGCCGGATCGCCGAGCTCACCGACGCGGGCCTGGCGGCCATCGCGGCGAGCAGCGCGACACAGGACGCGAAGCAGCAACTGCGCGCCATGGCCTTGGCGGCGACCAAGCGCACGGCCTGA
- a CDS encoding LLM class flavin-dependent oxidoreductase → MTVPLSILDLAPISAGSTAQQALRNTVELAQHAEQWGYHRYWLAEHHFVAVASSSSITLIGLVAAATSRIRVGSAAVQVGHHTSASIVEAFGTIDALHPGRLDLGLGRSGHRRSQYGSEPAHPKGGHPRVDTATGRTEVKDGVVVPPPFDPGRITDRSKFLASISALQQRGAQPLEFAEQVDEVRALLDGSFVSPEGVALHAVPGEGAQVQLWVFGSSAGESAELAGRLGLPFAAAYHVSPGTALDAVTAYRAAFRPSAQLAEPYVVVSADVVVAADDATARHHAATYGHWVHSIRSGAGAAHYLDPDTATPLTAEQHRLVDDRLATQFVGSPSTVTARLAALQRVTGADELLVTSVTHHHADRLESHRLLADAWGLRAARAA, encoded by the coding sequence GTGACCGTTCCCCTTTCCATCCTCGATCTGGCGCCGATCAGCGCCGGGTCCACCGCGCAGCAGGCGCTGCGCAACACTGTCGAACTCGCCCAGCACGCCGAACAGTGGGGATACCACCGGTATTGGCTGGCCGAGCATCATTTCGTCGCGGTGGCCAGCTCCTCGTCGATCACGCTGATCGGCTTGGTCGCCGCGGCCACCTCGCGCATCCGGGTCGGCTCGGCCGCGGTGCAGGTCGGCCACCACACCTCGGCCTCGATCGTGGAGGCATTCGGCACGATCGACGCGCTCCACCCGGGCAGACTCGATCTCGGGCTCGGTCGCTCCGGGCATCGCCGCAGCCAATACGGTTCCGAGCCCGCGCATCCCAAGGGCGGGCACCCCCGCGTCGACACCGCGACCGGACGGACCGAGGTCAAGGACGGCGTGGTGGTGCCGCCGCCGTTCGACCCGGGCCGGATCACCGACCGGTCGAAGTTCCTCGCCTCGATCAGCGCGCTGCAGCAGCGCGGCGCGCAGCCGCTGGAGTTCGCCGAACAGGTCGACGAGGTGCGGGCGCTGCTCGACGGCAGCTTCGTCAGCCCCGAAGGCGTTGCCCTGCACGCGGTTCCGGGCGAAGGAGCCCAGGTGCAGCTGTGGGTGTTCGGCAGCTCGGCCGGGGAGAGCGCGGAATTGGCGGGGCGGCTCGGCTTGCCCTTCGCCGCGGCCTATCACGTCTCGCCGGGCACCGCGCTGGACGCGGTGACGGCCTACCGGGCCGCGTTCCGTCCGTCCGCGCAGCTGGCCGAGCCGTACGTGGTGGTCTCGGCCGACGTGGTGGTGGCCGCCGACGACGCGACCGCGCGACATCACGCCGCCACCTACGGCCACTGGGTGCACAGCATCCGCAGCGGTGCGGGCGCGGCGCACTACCTCGATCCCGACACCGCGACGCCGCTGACCGCCGAGCAACACCGTCTGGTGGACGACCGCCTCGCCACCCAGTTCGTCGGTTCGCCGAGCACCGTGACGGCCCGCCTCGCCGCGCTGCAGCGGGTCACCGGCGCCGATGAACTGCTGGTCACCAGCGTCACCCATCACCACGCCGACCGGCTGGAATCGCATCGGCTGCTCGCCGACGCCTGGGGCCTGCGCGCCGCCCGGGCGGCCTGA
- a CDS encoding DUF1684 domain-containing protein, with amino-acid sequence MTTSISTVFETEWAHWQHAREDQLRDPLGFLSLTGLHWLTDQPERLPDVPGTWWVTDHKVFITAQPADRLDYDGERIAGVHIITPAEGAPGLSVLHEDRLLEVIRRTGRYAVRVHDPAAPALLSFDGIPSYAPDPRWVLPGKFTPFDAAKTVTTGAVVDGLEHHHTASGTIEFTVGTATERVIAFGDPADLRVLFTDATSGVTTYPAARSLAVGAVDADGTVRLDFNRAANLPCAFTDFATCPVAPAENRLRVAIEAGEQHPRLQHGELAERRPA; translated from the coding sequence ATGACGACCAGCATCAGCACTGTTTTCGAAACCGAGTGGGCACACTGGCAGCACGCGCGGGAGGACCAGCTGCGCGACCCGCTCGGCTTCCTGAGCCTGACCGGATTGCATTGGCTCACCGATCAACCCGAGCGGCTGCCGGACGTGCCCGGCACCTGGTGGGTCACCGACCACAAGGTGTTCATCACCGCGCAGCCGGCCGACCGGCTGGACTACGACGGCGAGCGGATCGCCGGCGTGCACATCATCACGCCCGCCGAGGGCGCACCTGGCCTCAGTGTGCTGCACGAGGATCGGCTACTCGAGGTGATCCGGCGCACCGGCCGCTACGCGGTGCGGGTGCACGATCCGGCCGCGCCGGCGCTGCTGAGCTTCGACGGCATCCCCAGCTACGCGCCGGACCCGCGCTGGGTCTTGCCGGGCAAGTTCACCCCGTTCGACGCGGCGAAGACGGTGACCACCGGCGCCGTGGTCGACGGGCTCGAGCATCACCACACCGCCTCGGGCACCATCGAATTCACCGTCGGCACGGCCACCGAGCGGGTCATCGCGTTCGGCGATCCGGCCGATCTGCGTGTGCTGTTCACCGATGCCACCAGCGGGGTCACCACCTACCCCGCGGCACGGTCGCTGGCCGTCGGCGCGGTGGACGCGGACGGCACGGTGCGCCTCGACTTCAACCGCGCGGCGAATCTGCCATGCGCCTTCACCGATTTCGCGACCTGCCCGGTGGCGCCCGCCGAGAACCGGCTGCGGGTGGCGATCGAGGCGGGCGAGCAGCACCCCCGGCTGCAACACGGCGAGCTAGCCGAGCGGAGGCCGGCGTGA
- a CDS encoding methylenetetrahydrofolate reductase gives MTFDNVRGGSTPGGPPRTPPNVSATPSVIQSLRTHSGTSVPFSVEFNPPRDAPAEARLWRAVRQFERMHPAFVSMTYGAGGSTRDRTVRVTGALAQETTLLPVAHLTAVEHSVAELRSLVGSYADSGIRNILVLRGDPPGDPLGAWQRHPEGVEYAEELVRIVRDLGDFHVGVASFPQGHHRSPDLDSDTAYLAAKLRAGAEYSITQMFFDVEHYLRLRDRVLKVDPVEGAKPIIPELMPITSLRTVARAEELCGRALPPAVLRRLHKAAGADPDGNPAAVREAGIEIATEMAQRLIDEGAPCLHFITLNFAKATTEVLTNLGYGVTAAPISA, from the coding sequence GTGACTTTCGACAATGTGCGGGGCGGCTCGACCCCTGGCGGTCCGCCCCGGACGCCGCCGAACGTCTCGGCGACACCCTCGGTGATCCAGAGTTTGCGGACACATTCCGGTACCTCGGTACCGTTTTCCGTCGAGTTCAACCCGCCGCGTGACGCGCCCGCCGAGGCGCGGCTGTGGCGCGCGGTGCGACAGTTCGAGCGAATGCATCCGGCGTTCGTCTCGATGACCTACGGCGCGGGCGGGTCCACCCGCGACCGCACCGTGCGGGTCACCGGCGCGCTGGCCCAGGAGACCACGCTGCTGCCGGTGGCGCACCTGACCGCGGTCGAGCACAGCGTGGCCGAGTTGCGTTCGCTGGTCGGTTCCTACGCCGATTCCGGTATCCGCAACATCCTGGTGCTGCGCGGCGATCCGCCGGGTGACCCGCTCGGCGCCTGGCAGCGGCATCCGGAAGGCGTCGAGTACGCCGAGGAGCTGGTGCGGATCGTGCGCGATCTCGGTGACTTCCACGTCGGTGTCGCCTCGTTCCCGCAGGGCCACCACCGCTCGCCCGATCTCGACTCCGATACCGCCTACCTGGCCGCGAAACTGCGTGCGGGCGCGGAGTATTCGATCACACAGATGTTCTTCGACGTCGAGCACTACCTGCGGCTGCGCGACCGGGTGCTGAAGGTCGACCCGGTCGAGGGCGCGAAACCGATCATCCCCGAGCTGATGCCGATCACCTCGTTGCGCACGGTGGCCAGGGCCGAGGAGCTCTGCGGTCGCGCGCTGCCGCCCGCGGTGCTGCGGCGGCTGCACAAGGCAGCGGGTGCGGATCCCGACGGCAATCCCGCGGCGGTGCGCGAGGCGGGCATCGAGATCGCCACCGAGATGGCCCAGCGGCTCATCGACGAGGGCGCGCCCTGCCTGCACTTCATCACGCTGAATTTCGCCAAGGCGACCACCGAGGTGCTCACCAACCTCGGCTACGGCGTCACCGCCGCACCGATCAGCGCCTGA